TATAttgaacgttgaaaaattgacaaacttTATTACAGATTGGGAGTGGCAGTGCGTGAAAAAAACCCTACGAAGCAAATGAAACGAAAGCAGGCTTGCTTCAGAAAGTCGAAAAAATCGGTAATTCGCGTAGCGCCTGACTCGCGACCTTGCCGATTTCGGCGCACAAATTTACTTCCGGCTTTCATTGGTTAGTATAATTATTCGTACCACGTGTTTCTAAGTAAACTTCATCGACTACCGCCTTTACTTTTCCGCAGCGTTGTAGACCGTGGCTACTATGTAGGCGTGACCGTAATTCGACAAGGATCCTCGGTTCTTTCACCGGTTTGGTCTGCAACGACCTAGTTGTACTCGTTGCTATCTATCTGAACGCGAACGCGGGGAAAGGCGTGGAAATGCGgcgaaatattacaaatattttatccTGCCCATGTTTACTAAAGGTGCGTGTTATCACGTGGCGCATCACCAATGTGCACGCTCAGGTGTACCGTCGACATTTCACAATCGTGACCCAAAAACCTTAAAAAATATAACCCGGTAGACAGTTCTCGGTAGAAGGCCACTGTCAGCGACCCGATTGGCTCAATTTTGACTCGCCATATTGACGCGCCTTTCGCCCGAGTTTAATTGATTCAAAGTTATTTGTTGACGATTCGGAACCACAACGTACAAACTCTACACCAATGAGCACAGTCACTACATTTCTGCCGAGAACGACTTCACATACCTTGACAACTCGTTCGACACAAGATTGCTGTGCGGTGTATACACCGCGGGATTTTTATACATGCTGCAAATCAACCGCTCGCGACAATCCTCTTCTAGAAATCTCAACTGTTTGAAGATATCGTCCAATCTCCCGACGATGGGACCGTAAAATTCGTCGTCATAGGCTCTGAGCTGACTCCTGGATGCATCGGATTGAGTATTCTTGGCATTGTCTTGCTGAGCTATTCTCTGCTGGGACGACTGCAGATTGTAGGTTGACTTTTGTGCGACTGTCACGGGATTCAAAGCAAGGGCATGTTGGAAATTCTGCGGCACTTGCGAGATTTGCTGATAGGGCTTGGCGACGTTTTGGGCCGGTTGATTTCCCGGCTGACCATTTTGGGTATAAATTGGAGACTTGGACGTCGGTTGCACGGAGTGAGGAATACGCTTAACGATGTCAACGGTCGGCGAACTGTTCAACCAGGCATTAGCGTTGTCCGACTTTGAGGTGAATCCAGAATTCTTCGAAAATGTTGTTCCGGGTCTTATCTGCGAGCTGAACAAGTGATTCTGCTGCTGGTGTTGCTGCTGTGGATGGTAAGGGACCTTTGCCATACTCGGCTCAGTCACGGGTGCGGCTGCCCGAGTAAACCGGACCTCATCAAAGTACCCGTTGTAGGCTAAACCTTGAGCGTGATTCCCTATGGGACCCAAGTTTGAAACGGGCCCCCTTAGTCCGAGATTTTTGTTGAACTGGGTCATGCCTATGTTGCTCAAAGTGTGGCGTATATTTGGATTGGGATTCTCGTACGGCCCAACCGGCTTGTCGTACTTTATCTGAGGCCCGTACTTCTCGTATGAACCCGGCTGATTGGGAACCACAGTAACCGGTCTGGCGTTAGCCGCATATTGAGGCACCCCGTATGGGCCGAGTGCCGGCTGCACGCCGGCGTAAGGCTCTGGAGTCAAGACACCGGGATCCTCGTAAGAAGCGATTCCCCATTCCCTCAACTCTTCCATGTCTTTCCTGTACTGAATATGTGGCTGCGTGTAGTCGTAGCCGTCAAATTCCTCCTCTTCGTGATGGTGTGGATGATGCTCGTGGTGGAAGGTTGGAACCGGTACCGGAACCGGGACGTGATGATGATGGTGGGCAATCTGGAAAATATCGAGAATAAGGTGTTTAATTGGCCGCGAAATTTTTTGGCTAATTTACAAAGTAGGGGTATTCTACTGAAAAGAAGGCGCAATTTCATGCGTACGATTTACAGAAATTAACAACAAGTCTGCTGTAATATCCAAATGCCATTTTAGGTAATAATCGAGAATAAATTCTACctgatggtgatgatgatgatatttGGTTCCGCCACTGTAATAGCTCGAACACAATTTGAAGACGTGGGCAAACGCCGGCACCAGGAAGAGCAGGACTTTGAGGAACAATTTCTTCGCAGTTCCCACACCAAATAGGAatggaataatgaaaaagaactTGATCTTGATGAGCTTGATGATCAGAAGTAGGGCCAGGAAGCTTGTTAGCAACTTGTTCTTGATGAATTTCTCTGAAAAGATAATAATATCACAAGATTAAGTAAGACCAGATTATAACAACGACTTACTagtttaataaaatttgtctGATACACATGTGATATAATAAGAAGAGGTGCCCATGCTTACTTATTTTGTGAAAGAGTCGTCCTTGCTCAGTTATTGCTCTTTGTTTGAAGTCTACTCTTATTAGAGCACCATCTTCATCGACCTCTTTAGGACTGATCTTTATCGATGTACCCTCGAAAAAGAAGTTTGGAAGTTGAAGCTCATAATCCTTCGTTGCTAAGAACTTGATTGTCTTGTCGTGGAGGGCGTTGGTAACTTCTTCGAGTGGAGACACAGGTTCaacataataattttcatctgaCTTTCTGGAAGTCTGTTTTCCAGTTGATGACTTTCCATCGGTCTCGTCAATATTATTGTATCCTTCATCATGATTTTTCTCGTTGTATTCGGCTAAATATTTGTGATAATCCAAGTTGTTTTTTGTCAAAGTAAAACCATCGAACACCGTGATATTGTCCCGGTCTGCAAATGTACTATCCAGATACGTATAGACATTCTTTTGTATGCACGAAAATGACGCTTTTTTCGCACAGTCTTTGAGAAGCCCTTGCCACAGGACGTTCCCAGTTTCGTTGGGATATAAACCCTTGATATTGAATATATTGACGTACGATTTTAATTTGGTGAAGTTGAATAATTGGCAGTGAGTCGAAGACACGAGAAGTAGTAACAAGATCGTTCTTTGGCACATTTTAAACCCGTACATTTTGGCTACgttttgtgtttttcttttattacagTTTCGAAGTGTACAATGttgcaaacaaatttcgaCAACCGTGACAACAATCCTACATTTTAAATCTCTGAAGCCAGAAAGTTACCAAACATAGTGTTAAAATGACCacttaaaatttaattcatacTCTGTGAGTGAAGTATATTTTATGCCTTAGAATTTCACTTAATCTCAATCAAAGAAggagaaagttgaaaaacgatactattgatattttttttatcaataaacACCAGTAAATAGATCCCAAGCGAAAACGTGGTGTGATATTACTTTCATCACTAGTTTGCACACTCGAGTTGTGCATTAATGGTGACaggaatgaaaacaaaacgaagACCATAAGCACACACGGTTGTAACCAACACTCCTCTTCAGTCGAGATGCACGTGGGCTTGCGTGATCGGTGTACCGATTACAGATCACGTCTCTCACCGGTGGAGAGATGTGCATCGAGCGATCTCTCGTATCGAACTAAGCTCGGACTTCTGCCGTCTGCGGTTACAATTCACCTCTTCGTCAAGTGTGTCAGAGGCCCTCCTACTCCTCCAGACACCGCGGAAGGTCATTATCTTCGTCAGCGTTGTGTGTGCTCGGCTGGTGTCGAGATTCCGTCTTCATTGGAATAGTGTAATCGAGACTTTGTTCTTCACCTTGACCTATGTGGGCCTTCAAGGTATCTACTCTACTTTTCGCTGAGGTTTGCGCAGCACAGCATTAGTCCAAATCAATTCGTGATAATTGGTCCAGCTTGGGGCTATTAAAATATGATCCAAATATGTTTTCAGATACTCCCAGCAATCCAATTAATCTAAAAACAGTTCCTCGGATCGAGTCAGAAGTTTGGTATTTAATCCATTATAACAGATGCTGCTTGGAGGCGATTTCTTCTCCAATATccgagtgaaaaatatataccaCGCGTCACCTGGCTACTGAACACATTCTCGGTGATTCAAATGCGTGGCACGTGATGTTGAGAGAATTTATATCTTCACGCTCTTTCATTTATCCTCATTGTTTCACGAACGATGAGAAAAGTCATAACCATGTAATTCCTACGAGAATTGTACAAGCTTGTGTTTAGACGTGCATTGTTTAACGTggttacaattttgaaaaaatatgttcaaGACGATGTCTGATTACTTCCTTTGAAACGCTCATTACTTTGTTGAgggtaaaattcaaattttacaaatgcAGATGAAGAACTGACTGGTCAAAAATGCAACCGTCTCTCCAGCATCCATAAATGTGGTGCAAGCAATTGCATGACATATCTACGGAGCATTTACACGCGTGACACAGCAGGTGAAAACAGTATTAGCAGTTGACACTTGTATCACGGAGCGTCTGAACATACCGGATACGTAGCCATGGACAAGAAATTAGTAATCGTTCCTCGAAGAGATAGCTGTAAAGATGAAACGGGattgaattaaatgaaatttggaaaaattatagCTAATTGCAAGCTCGagaatcatatttttaaaaacagatCAAATGACTTTCACCTAATCTTTACTGACCGTTAAATGCACTTCCCGGAGTGTATTAGATTCGTGGAAACGAAACTCAAAGCACAAAGCTAATCGATTCGAACTCAGAGTCGCTTCGCAGCGTGACCGCGATTGTCGAAAACCGTGGCCAATATTTCCGTTTCATATGTAAATTTTGAACCGGTTTTGCTCACATGTACGTCACATACAGGTAGGTAAGTATCAGCAGCCTTACGTGGCATAGATCCCGCCCAACGCAACTGTTGCAAATGCAAACATATTGTTCCCCTCCTGCAGGAAAAGTCTAGTCGCTAAACGGTGCGTGAATTATTCATGTGTtaattctatttctatttgACCTACCCTCAATCAACGAGGACTTGTACAAATTTCTCGTGTCACATTACTTATCTTTAAACATAAACCGCGCAATTCATCATCGGTGTGGGCCACGTTTCTGCGTCAGACGCGACAGTGAAATTAGGGATTCCTAATGCCAATATATTTTCGTGACGGATCAACATGACAGGACTGAGCGAATGTCATTGGCCCACAATCCGCTGCATGTGACCCCAGTGTAGATATACTCACTCGTCAATTCCGGAGATACCATCAACGACAGAGTCACAAGAAAACTTCCGGTGGGATCGCGGTTCGTCCGGACCACTTAAGAACCCAGCTCACATTACTCAGCCGAAACTCATACGCTGACACGCTAATTACGttaatttcaaagaatttccaTGAAACGACCGATCCAGTCTAACTAGTCGTCCTGAAGCAGGACTTGACGACGATGCGCACGTAACTTCCTGTCTATTCTACGAGCGAACTGATGCAGGCAGTGATTATTCGTCCAACTGCCGAAGAAAGTGATCCAATTAAGGTTCGCGTTTCTGGACCACCGGTGTTCTCAACGTCGAGTCAGCCGTGGTGCAAAACCATTTTCTGAATTTGACCGGGCAATGCGAGGACCTGAGAAACGAGTAACTTTCTCCAGTTTTCAGCGGAGAGTTGTTCTTACCGGGGAATCTGCATCGCGCGCCTCTCGATCACTGGGTTAGCTAACGGTGGAATCACAAGGCTGTGACTGTCTCCGACTGTGATCGAACATAAAAACGTAATCGCGATCTGCGGGTGACCAGACATAGGCTCGCTATATAGATATCGGCACCATCCACTGCTCGTCTAACGAGTGCTCGTATAAAATCGTTACAATTAATCGAACTTTATGTCAGCTACGAGGCACGGTTATCCGGGTCAAAGAGTGCGACTGGTCTGAGGACCAGATAGTGTTTAACTTTCTTGTGACGCGGTCAAGGTTGCGGACAGCTACGTGTTAAGTAATTTCCTTCCACAGATTTTGACTACCGGTATAGACGGATCACGAAAGAGCCACGTGTGTATTCTTCGGCCACACGTGGAAGTGCCTGCTGCATTATTCGACGATAATCTCAAAATCTGAAAGACGTGTTTCCGTTTATATtatgcgagaaattttttttcggctACTTAATATAAAGACTAACGGGATGCGGCAAGAGTGACGCGATTAATATGAATATGCACTTAGTTTTAGAACTTTCTATCTTGCATAGTCGCTTGTGTTTAGATATCGTGTCGAATTGGAGATTTTAGACTAAAAATGATATGCGTGACCGTTTTAACTGCCTATTGAGCCGAGTGAGAAGTGACGGTAAATAAATGGAGACACAGGAAACAAAGATTTTGAATGCTTCCTAAATATGTACCATTTTCTGAGAAATTGAAGCTGCAAATCAAGATTGACCTGTTTTGAAGTAGTATGATTACTATTTAGAGATAAAAGTATGCATGATATAATTTGGAGCCAttggttatttttattgcCTTGTACCAATAATGAAAGAGGGAAAACGTTAGGAAAAGTATGataagatatttttgaatttttaaaagaagGTGTGCTATTacttttatcgaaatttctgaaaaaatttcctttgcTCCgtacttcaaataaaaattgtagttCTTCCGGTTCAAAACATCGTGTTGACATTCATTGTCAGAGATAAGGTGTATTGTGATATGAATTTGTTATAAgcataatttattcatttcatgtgaattgaaattatggCAGATTcaatgatattgaaatttatgttAACGGTCAGTTCTTATTTTCGTATAACATATATTTATCATTTCCGATACATGAAAATGGACAATTGATACAATCGAGTGAAATAAGACTTGTATTTTTGGGTCGAAATCACCACACGTGAAACAGTGCAGACGTTCCTACAAAGATGTTGAGTATTTCATACGACCGTTTTGCTGTGCGTACGCATTATGCGCACGTTAATTCGTCGGTCATTTTCCAGGTTAACGAGCGTCACCATAGTGAACAAATTACTTGAGGTCACGTGCAGTCGTAAAGATTTTAAACAGAAATTTTGGTGCACAAGCCCGTGCACTCAGCAATGCCTTTTGCATTTTCCGCGGTGAGCGGACCggttttcaattataaatacGAATCAGCCTAGTCGAGGATCGGACTGGGATAATACCAGTAATCTTCTCGTAGCCACTCTGTTAAATTCAAACTTCAGCCGTCCGATACTcctttctattttgtgaataGTAATAGTGGTCTTCGCATGTTGAACGCTTCTTAACATGTATGTGGGGAACCGgaatatcttttcttttctcttgcTTTACATCACGTAGCGATCAGTTTTTGCGCGCCTTTTAGTGAAGCAAAAGGTTTCACTTCGATATTGGGGATTTCCTAACACGTATTAGGCGTCCCGTGTATCAGCTATCGCAAGATCGAATTGAATTCTCACAATAAGTTCCAAGCCCTTCCGAAACAGGGTCATACCCACATAATCATATTGTCAAACTTTATAAGCCTTACTCATCTTATTATTCGTACTCTGGTGTTTAACATGTATTCCTGTATTTCTCTCTCTAAGGTCTTCAAAGTATCTCTCTAAAGAAAGAAGTCTCTAAATCCCTATCATTTCCAAACTTCATTCGCACACTTTGTTCGTGCGgttgaaaaaacgagaagTCTTGTTAAGTTTACTAAGTTGAGTAATATAAGGGTGCAGAAAAGGTTTCTGAAAATAGAATCGGCAACATTTGTTGAATGCAAATACAATTTAGCACGGAAAGTAATCTATTTATAATCAACGAGTTTTCCATTACACCGAATAATTATAGTTTAATTTTCTGAGTAAACAGGCGGGTAGAACAGGCGAATATATTTCATCGGGATATATTTTCTCGTTCGCTTTATTTTGGATTGTTCGGTAATGTACCGTCACTTGTTACTGATTTCCGAACCGGGTTCAGTCCGTCGCCACCAACGTCTCTGCCTAACGTCATACCGAGAGCTCTCACTGTGTTTCAGAAAGTTCAGGCAAGAACCGAGAGATCGCGTGGTAAATGTTCCAATTTTATACGCGGGACTGATGAACAACAGCGtcttttaattattgttgtatttccagtgttaaaatttttttcgcgcCAAAAGGTCAATTTTACCGCATTATCGTGTTTTATCTGGTGAATGCGACGTCTgctaatttaaaaattaatcgattaatggACTAtcccgtttcttttcttttttttttttaacggtgCATATGAAAGcaaaatttcgtcaatttcaGTATTTAATCTGAATAGCGGAAAagatttttgataattcatagtttcattaaaaatatttttcaatattaggtgaaaatattcatttatctttcacttattGTATCGAATAGGTATCTTACAATTATTGAGTAAGACAATGATGTAATAACTGATAATTgatcacataaattgatattgtattgcgTTGTTCGTGcgactaaaaaataaaaaacgattgtgaagtaaaataatcgagtcggtcgattaatcgataaaaaatatccaatgatttttttcggTCATTCTTAGCTGATAGACTGAATATCTGTTCTTCGCTTACCCATTGGCtggataatattttattgatttattttactcGCGCATCGATTTGATGGCTGTGCTGTGGTTGCAGTCGATATCACTTCGTGAGGTCAAATCAATTTGGAAACTGATAGAATTTGGAGActaaaagaattcatttttaacatGTTTTCAGACACGATCAACGTGAATAATGTCTTACAATTTTGACCTGATGACTGATAGGGCAATTTGTTTAACCGAGAAAGCTTATTGTGAAGGTATTTTTTACAGATGGCAA
The Neodiprion fabricii isolate iyNeoFabr1 chromosome 1, iyNeoFabr1.1, whole genome shotgun sequence DNA segment above includes these coding regions:
- the LOC124182197 gene encoding uncharacterized protein LOC124182197; translated protein: MYGFKMCQRTILLLLLVSSTHCQLFNFTKLKSYVNIFNIKGLYPNETGNVLWQGLLKDCAKKASFSCIQKNVYTYLDSTFADRDNITVFDGFTLTKNNLDYHKYLAEYNEKNHDEGYNNIDETDGKSSTGKQTSRKSDENYYVEPVSPLEEVTNALHDKTIKFLATKDYELQLPNFFFEGTSIKISPKEVDEDGALIRVDFKQRAITEQGRLFHKIKKFIKNKLLTSFLALLLIIKLIKIKFFFIIPFLFGVGTAKKLFLKVLLFLVPAFAHVFKLCSSYYSGGTKYHHHHHQIAHHHHHVPVPVPVPTFHHEHHPHHHEEEEFDGYDYTQPHIQYRKDMEELREWGIASYEDPGVLTPEPYAGVQPALGPYGVPQYAANARPVTVVPNQPGSYEKYGPQIKYDKPVGPYENPNPNIRHTLSNIGMTQFNKNLGLRGPVSNLGPIGNHAQGLAYNGYFDEVRFTRAAAPVTEPSMAKVPYHPQQQHQQQNHLFSSQIRPGTTFSKNSGFTSKSDNANAWLNSSPTVDIVKRIPHSVQPTSKSPIYTQNGQPGNQPAQNVAKPYQQISQVPQNFQHALALNPVTVAQKSTYNLQSSQQRIAQQDNAKNTQSDASRSQLRAYDDEFYGPIVGRLDDIFKQLRFLEEDCRERLICSMYKNPAVYTPHSNLVSNELSREADELRQGNRESASGRRFQRYMNAARAGQDRGDCHRLYSCHISTE